The Apium graveolens cultivar Ventura chromosome 11, ASM990537v1, whole genome shotgun sequence genome has a window encoding:
- the LOC141696633 gene encoding tRNA-splicing endonuclease subunit Sen2-1-like, with product MGPRWKGKEAEAKALADPITKIVSQLQSSLVHSDSQGILSGCSVLLGVDTEQTKLLNHACFGRPIITADKDNQWFQFSLEEVFYLCYSLNCLKVVGEGNLVKDNNQLWNYMVSTRETFPAFYKAYSHLRIKNWVVRSGSQYGVDFVAYRHHPSLVHSEYAVLVSAEVEGNASGRLKTWSDMHCTLRLCGSVAKTLLVLHVTNDGKIPTSPLCLENYVVEERTVTRWNPEQCREDKRKVQKFTL from the coding sequence ATGGGGCCAAGATGGAAAGGGAAGGAGGCAGAAGCTAAAGCTCTTGCTGATCCAATTACAAAGATTGTATCTCAGCTTCAGTCATCTCTTGTTCATTCAGATTCTCAAGGAATACTTTCCGGCTGTAGCGTACTTCTTGGGGTGGATACAGAACAAACCAAACTTCTTAATCACGCGTGTTTTGGTCGACCAATCATCACAGCTGATAAGGATAATCAATGGTTTCAGTTCAGCCTGGAGGAAGTGTTTTACTTGTGCTATTCTTTAAATTGTCTCAAAGTTGTAGGTGAAGGTAATCTTGTTAAAGACAACAATCAATTGTGGAATTACATGGTAAGCACGAGAGAAACATTTCCTGCTTTCTACAAGGCTTATTCTCATCTTCGAATAAAAAATTGGGTGGTGAGATCAGGATCTCAATATGGCGTGGATTTTGTAGCCTACCGACATCATCCATCTCTAGTGCATTCTGAATATGCCGTGCTTGTTTCAGCTGAAGTAGAAGGTAATGCAAGTGGTAGATTGAAGACCTGGTCTGATATGCATTGCACACTACGGCTTTGTGGCAGTGTTGCGAAGACATTATTAGTTCTTCATGTAACTAATGATGGTAAGATCCCAACATCTCCCTTATGCTTAGAAAATTATGTTGTGGAAGAGAGAACTGTTACAAGATGGAATCCTGAGCAATGTCGTGAGGATAAAAGGAAAGTTCAAAAATTTACTTTATAA